A single region of the Microlunatus panaciterrae genome encodes:
- a CDS encoding GntR family transcriptional regulator, whose protein sequence is MPYDFERGDFGGYRMDRPLGSATTKRAQVRGILEQLIDAELNPGDAIPSERALVVRLGVSRVTVRQAIADLVDAGALERVHGKGTYVTGPQVDSRLHLTSFSREMRDRGLIPATVVLSASEDSADDDVAYALRIRPGRPVIRVERLRTADGTPMAYEVGYYPSALFPGLLNRELGSLYDVFAAEYGVVVTSGEQTVRAESADAHQARILGIAKRAPLLVQERVTCAGERAIELSTSWYRADRYRIHMAITPRGAREN, encoded by the coding sequence TTGCCGTATGACTTCGAACGAGGCGATTTCGGGGGCTATCGGATGGACCGGCCGCTCGGGTCAGCCACCACCAAGCGGGCTCAGGTGCGAGGCATCCTCGAGCAGCTCATCGACGCAGAGCTGAACCCCGGCGACGCCATCCCCTCCGAACGGGCCCTGGTCGTCCGTCTCGGCGTCAGCCGGGTCACGGTCCGGCAGGCCATCGCCGACCTGGTGGACGCCGGCGCCCTGGAACGGGTACACGGCAAGGGGACCTACGTCACCGGCCCACAGGTCGACTCCCGGTTGCATCTGACCTCGTTCTCGCGGGAGATGCGTGATCGTGGACTGATCCCGGCGACGGTGGTGCTGTCGGCCAGCGAGGACTCCGCCGACGACGACGTCGCGTACGCGCTGCGGATTCGTCCGGGGCGCCCGGTCATCCGGGTCGAGCGGCTGCGGACCGCCGACGGCACTCCGATGGCCTACGAAGTGGGCTACTACCCCTCGGCACTCTTCCCCGGGCTGCTCAACCGGGAGCTCGGGTCGCTGTACGACGTCTTCGCCGCCGAGTACGGGGTGGTGGTGACCAGCGGCGAACAGACGGTGCGGGCCGAGTCGGCCGACGCGCACCAGGCCCGCATCCTCGGCATCGCCAAACGCGCGCCGCTGCTGGTGCAGGAACGCGTCACCTGCGCCGGCGAGCGCGCCATCGAGCTCTCGACCTCGTGGTATCGGGCCGATCGCTACCGTATTCACATGGCCATCACCCCACGCGGCGCCCGAGAGAACTGA
- the fbaA gene encoding class II fructose-bisphosphate aldolase, which yields MPIATPEVYAEMLDKAKQNSFAYPAINVSSSQTLNAALQGFAEAGSDGIVQVSTGGGEYASGPTIKNQVTGAVALAAYAHEVAKNYPVNIALHTDHCPKNKLDGFVRPLLQISAERVARGENPLFQSHMWDGSAVPVEENLSIAEELLGLTSKARIILEIEVGVVGGEEDGVSHEINEKLYTTVADGLRTVEVLGTGEKGRYITALTFGNVHGVYKPGAVKLRPEVLKEIQDAVGAEIGKQNPFDLVFHGGSGSTLEEIRASLDYGVVKMNIDTDTQYAFTRPAAGHMFTNYDGVLKVDGEVGNKKAYDPRAWGKLAEAGMAARVVTACEDLRSTGTSLLA from the coding sequence ATGCCTATCGCCACTCCCGAGGTCTACGCCGAGATGCTCGACAAGGCCAAGCAGAACTCGTTCGCCTACCCGGCGATCAACGTGAGTTCCTCGCAGACGCTCAACGCGGCGCTGCAGGGCTTCGCCGAGGCAGGCTCCGACGGCATCGTTCAGGTGTCGACCGGTGGTGGGGAGTACGCGTCCGGACCGACCATCAAGAACCAGGTGACCGGTGCCGTCGCACTCGCTGCGTACGCCCACGAGGTGGCCAAGAACTACCCGGTGAACATCGCCCTGCACACCGACCACTGCCCCAAGAACAAGCTGGACGGCTTCGTCCGGCCGCTGCTGCAGATCTCCGCCGAGCGGGTCGCGCGCGGTGAGAACCCGCTGTTCCAGTCGCACATGTGGGACGGCTCCGCGGTTCCCGTCGAGGAGAACCTCTCCATCGCGGAGGAGTTGCTGGGCCTGACCTCGAAGGCCAGGATCATCCTCGAGATCGAGGTCGGCGTGGTCGGTGGCGAGGAGGACGGCGTCAGTCACGAGATCAACGAGAAGCTGTACACCACCGTCGCCGACGGGCTCCGCACTGTTGAGGTGCTCGGTACCGGCGAGAAGGGTCGCTACATCACCGCGCTCACCTTCGGCAACGTCCACGGCGTCTACAAGCCCGGCGCGGTGAAGCTGCGTCCCGAGGTGCTGAAGGAGATCCAGGACGCCGTCGGTGCCGAGATCGGCAAGCAGAACCCGTTCGACCTTGTCTTCCACGGTGGCTCCGGCTCGACCCTGGAGGAGATTCGGGCCTCCCTCGACTACGGCGTCGTCAAGATGAACATCGACACCGACACCCAGTATGCGTTCACCCGCCCGGCGGCCGGTCACATGTTCACCAACTACGACGGTGTGCTGAAGGTCGACGGCGAGGTCGGCAACAAGAAGGCCTACGACCCCCGTGCCTGGGGCAAGCTGGCAGAGGCCGGTATGGCGGCCCGCGTCGTCACCGCCTGCGAGGACCTGCGCAGCACCGGCACCTCGCTGCTGGCCTGA
- a CDS encoding CorA family divalent cation transporter, producing the protein MNQQDRTRPTPTSRVWSRGKIIADNLYGDDLADVLQHDKDAAAWWVLPREAGGHLHDLARALDLDDAAIDDLTADDRRTKFEQLAQNRLLVTSAVSFDATAAELITQPISMVLSERAIVCLADPAAGAFNPAARLAARADEISADGVERALQVLLTGVVISYEEAVGWLEEASDRLADALFEERPLTKNEQLWAFRLRSMLSQLRRLTEPMRSVVTEVSDSFADRAGRISRQWAVLKERHTRVASAADSLREALSSVFDTSLALADLRMNQVMKKLSGWAAIIAVPTLVTGFVGMNVLFPLDGTEEGFWLYLVIMVAGSLALYALFKRIDWV; encoded by the coding sequence GTGAACCAGCAGGACAGGACGCGGCCCACTCCCACCAGTCGGGTGTGGTCCAGGGGCAAGATCATCGCCGACAACCTGTACGGCGATGATCTTGCCGACGTCCTGCAGCACGACAAGGACGCCGCCGCCTGGTGGGTCCTGCCACGCGAGGCCGGCGGTCACCTGCACGACCTGGCCCGGGCGCTGGATCTCGACGATGCCGCGATCGACGATCTCACCGCCGACGACCGGAGGACCAAGTTCGAGCAGCTGGCCCAGAACCGGTTGCTGGTCACCAGCGCGGTCTCGTTCGACGCGACCGCGGCCGAGTTGATCACGCAGCCGATCTCCATGGTGCTCTCGGAGCGGGCCATCGTGTGTCTCGCCGACCCTGCAGCGGGAGCCTTCAACCCCGCTGCCCGGTTGGCGGCGCGCGCGGACGAGATCTCCGCCGACGGGGTCGAACGGGCGTTGCAGGTGCTGCTGACCGGCGTGGTGATCTCCTACGAGGAGGCGGTCGGGTGGCTCGAGGAGGCCAGCGACCGGCTGGCCGATGCGCTGTTCGAGGAACGTCCGCTGACCAAGAACGAGCAGCTCTGGGCCTTCCGGTTGCGCTCGATGCTGTCCCAGCTGCGCCGGCTCACCGAACCGATGCGCTCGGTGGTCACCGAGGTGTCCGACAGCTTCGCCGATCGGGCCGGCAGGATCTCTCGGCAGTGGGCGGTCCTGAAGGAGCGCCATACCCGGGTGGCCAGCGCCGCCGACTCGCTGCGGGAGGCCCTCTCGTCGGTGTTCGACACTAGTCTGGCCCTCGCGGACCTGCGGATGAACCAGGTGATGAAGAAGCTCAGCGGCTGGGCCGCGATCATCGCGGTCCCGACCCTGGTGACCGGCTTCGTCGGGATGAACGTCCTGTTCCCGCTGGACGGCACCGAGGAGGGGTTCTGGCTCTACCTGGTGATCATGGTCGCCGGCTCGCTGGCGCTCTACGCGCTGTTCAAGCGGATCGACTGGGTCTGA
- a CDS encoding DUF3151 domain-containing protein, with product MTEPHVHQNLLAGGAGPAPTQLPVDPAAAELAQGGRERFLEIVSAHPTSCLCWAMLAEESLEPDTPAGNVAAYAYARTGYHRGLDALRRAGWKGAGPVPWEHEPNRGFLRALWALTRAAERIGDTVEQQRCAQFLRDSSETAYAELTGSGTQH from the coding sequence ATGACCGAGCCTCACGTGCACCAGAACCTTCTTGCCGGCGGCGCCGGACCTGCACCGACCCAGCTGCCGGTGGACCCGGCGGCCGCCGAGCTGGCCCAGGGTGGCCGGGAACGGTTCCTCGAGATCGTCTCGGCGCACCCGACCTCCTGCCTGTGCTGGGCCATGCTGGCCGAGGAATCACTGGAACCTGACACCCCGGCCGGCAATGTCGCCGCCTATGCGTACGCCCGGACCGGCTACCACCGCGGGCTGGATGCGCTGCGCCGGGCCGGCTGGAAGGGTGCCGGGCCCGTCCCGTGGGAGCACGAGCCGAACCGCGGTTTCCTCCGGGCGCTGTGGGCACTCACCCGCGCAGCCGAGCGGATCGGTGACACCGTCGAACAGCAACGGTGTGCACAGTTCCTGCGGGACTCCTCCGAGACCGCGTACGCCGAACTGACGGGATCGGGCACGCAGCACTGA
- a CDS encoding adenylosuccinate synthase, producing the protein MPGIVIVGSQWGDEGKGKATDQLGDRVDFCVRYSGGNNAGHTIVVNGERYALHLLPSGILNRNTVPVIGNGVVVDLDVLFQEIEGLAARGVDASHLLVSANAHIIASFHQTIDKVTERFLGKAKIGTTGRGVGPAYADKVNRIGIRIQDLFDESILRQKVEASLEQKNHLLVKVYNRRALDPVQVTEHLLSHADRIKPHVTDVSRVLNDALDRGKVVLFEGAQAHHLDVDHGTYPYVTSSNPIAAGACVGTGVGPTRIDRTVGIVKAYTTRVGEGPMPTELNDENGERLRQVGAEFGTTTGRKRRCGWFDALVVESATAANAFTDLFLTKLDILTGWEKIPVCVGYDVNGTRHDRMPMSQSDFHHAVPIYEELDGWTEDISGCRDFADLPKATQAYVRRLEELCGARISGIGVGPSREQSITLHDLL; encoded by the coding sequence ATGCCGGGCATTGTGATAGTGGGTTCACAGTGGGGCGACGAAGGAAAGGGCAAGGCCACCGATCAACTCGGCGACCGGGTTGACTTCTGTGTCCGCTACTCCGGCGGCAACAACGCGGGTCACACCATCGTCGTCAACGGCGAACGCTATGCCCTGCACCTGCTTCCCTCGGGGATCCTGAACCGCAACACCGTTCCGGTGATCGGCAACGGCGTCGTCGTCGACCTGGACGTGTTGTTCCAGGAGATCGAGGGGCTCGCTGCCCGAGGTGTGGACGCCTCACACCTGCTGGTGTCGGCCAACGCGCACATCATCGCCTCCTTCCACCAGACCATCGACAAGGTCACCGAGCGCTTTCTCGGCAAGGCCAAGATCGGCACCACCGGACGCGGTGTCGGCCCGGCCTATGCCGACAAGGTCAACCGGATCGGCATCCGGATCCAGGACCTCTTCGACGAGTCGATCCTGCGCCAGAAGGTGGAGGCCTCGCTGGAGCAGAAGAACCATCTGCTGGTCAAGGTCTACAACCGTCGCGCCCTCGACCCGGTGCAGGTGACCGAACACCTGCTGTCGCACGCGGACCGGATCAAGCCGCACGTCACCGACGTCAGCCGGGTCCTGAACGATGCCCTCGACCGTGGCAAGGTGGTGCTGTTCGAGGGGGCCCAGGCGCACCATCTTGATGTTGATCATGGCACCTATCCCTATGTCACCTCGTCCAACCCGATCGCGGCCGGGGCCTGTGTCGGCACCGGGGTCGGGCCGACCCGGATCGACCGTACGGTCGGGATCGTCAAGGCCTACACCACCCGCGTAGGGGAGGGGCCGATGCCGACGGAGCTGAACGACGAGAACGGTGAGCGGCTGCGCCAGGTCGGCGCCGAGTTCGGCACCACCACCGGGCGCAAGCGCCGCTGTGGCTGGTTCGACGCTCTGGTCGTCGAGTCGGCCACCGCAGCCAACGCCTTCACCGACCTGTTCCTGACCAAGCTGGACATTCTGACCGGGTGGGAGAAGATCCCAGTCTGCGTCGGCTACGACGTGAACGGGACCAGACATGACCGGATGCCGATGTCACAGTCCGACTTCCACCATGCCGTCCCGATCTACGAGGAGCTGGACGGGTGGACCGAGGACATCTCGGGGTGCCGCGACTTCGCTGACCTGCCCAAGGCGACCCAGGCCTACGTCAGGCGACTGGAGGAGCTGTGCGGTGCCCGCATCTCGGGCATCGGCGTTGGTCCGAGCCGCGAGCAGTCGATCACTCTTCACGACCTGCTCTGA
- a CDS encoding LacI family DNA-binding transcriptional regulator yields MVRKATSQDVATLAGVSRSAVSLVLNGRGDGNIAADKQLAILAAAKKLNYTPNSVALSLRNRRTSTIGVVTDAIATTAFGGGLLQGAAEQARQAGYLLLVVDTHYDTDREREAFITLRDRQVDGYLYAAMGLRPYTPPELLRSVPAMLANCFDPASSIAAVTADELAGGRAAAQILVDAGHTDIVMLAGTTDVEATHHRIEGYRQVLSEAGLPVAEPIISGWEIDKGYQAAIQVLSGPRRPTGVLCANDRAAVGVVLAAGRLGLAVPEDLSVVGYDDDENVAPCMAPRLTTIALPHRQIGEESMRMLLSQLSGGARPAPVTLKLPCPPVLRDSVAAPRRSRVNG; encoded by the coding sequence ATGGTGCGCAAGGCAACGTCGCAGGACGTCGCGACGCTGGCGGGAGTGTCGCGCAGTGCGGTGTCGTTGGTCCTCAACGGACGCGGAGACGGCAACATCGCCGCGGACAAGCAGCTGGCGATCCTGGCTGCGGCCAAGAAGCTGAACTACACGCCCAACTCGGTGGCGCTCAGCCTGCGCAACCGACGGACCAGCACGATCGGTGTCGTCACCGATGCCATCGCGACCACGGCTTTCGGCGGCGGTCTGCTGCAGGGTGCCGCCGAGCAGGCGCGCCAGGCCGGCTACCTGCTGCTGGTGGTCGACACCCACTACGACACCGACCGGGAGCGGGAGGCGTTCATCACCCTGCGCGACCGCCAGGTGGACGGCTACCTGTACGCCGCGATGGGGCTTCGGCCGTACACCCCACCTGAGCTGCTGCGGTCGGTGCCGGCGATGCTGGCGAACTGCTTCGACCCGGCGAGCTCGATCGCGGCCGTGACGGCCGACGAGCTGGCCGGCGGCCGGGCGGCGGCCCAGATCCTGGTCGATGCCGGCCATACCGACATCGTCATGCTGGCCGGCACCACCGACGTCGAGGCAACCCATCACCGGATCGAGGGATACCGTCAGGTGCTGTCCGAGGCCGGCCTTCCGGTGGCCGAGCCGATCATCAGCGGCTGGGAGATCGACAAGGGCTACCAGGCCGCCATCCAGGTGCTGAGCGGGCCACGGCGCCCGACCGGCGTGCTCTGCGCCAACGACCGAGCCGCGGTCGGGGTGGTGCTGGCGGCCGGCCGGCTCGGGCTCGCGGTACCGGAGGACCTGTCGGTGGTGGGCTATGACGACGACGAGAACGTCGCCCCCTGCATGGCACCGCGGCTGACCACGATCGCCCTGCCGCACCGCCAGATCGGCGAGGAGTCGATGCGGATGCTGCTGAGCCAGCTGAGTGGAGGAGCCCGCCCGGCGCCGGTGACCCTCAAGCTGCCCTGCCCGCCGGTGCTGCGCGACTCGGTGGCAGCGCCGCGACGTTCCCGGGTCAACGGCTGA
- a CDS encoding glycoside hydrolase family 32 protein: MTRTDPSFPALHGRPDRGWLNDPNGLAYVDGTYHVFFQYNPDSPTHAAIKWGHISSTDLTHWRQEPIALVDRPGELDQYGCWTGCVTDDRGVPTAVYSAVADSSGRSEVLLARSDRTLQRWHQGTESVMGMPEDSAVTDVRDPFLFEFQGHRYAIQGAGHKEGQPQILLYRCDDLTRWTPLGALLTSDDPVAAKFAPANIWECPNLVPLDDRWVLVTSLWLWIDGQHRLDGVRYLLGDLESHGDGLRFVPSTGGVLDAGPTFYAPQLLVQSGRTLLWGWSWEDGRTPEQVAAAGWAGVLTYPRELFLVDDTVASRPAPELEGLRREQLPVDQSFAERSFEVVSSGPASVVLLTAEGEQLVAALPRGGRVFVDGSLVEAFPTGGLPATSRTYPDTTSFWQVRADIGGDVTVWRLGTD; encoded by the coding sequence ATGACCCGAACCGATCCCTCCTTCCCCGCCCTGCACGGCCGTCCGGACCGCGGTTGGCTGAACGACCCGAACGGACTCGCCTACGTGGACGGGACGTACCACGTCTTCTTCCAGTACAACCCGGACTCCCCTACCCACGCCGCCATCAAGTGGGGCCACATCTCGTCGACGGACCTGACGCATTGGCGGCAGGAGCCGATCGCCCTGGTCGATCGACCGGGCGAGCTCGACCAGTACGGCTGCTGGACCGGTTGCGTCACCGACGACCGCGGTGTCCCCACCGCCGTCTACAGCGCGGTCGCCGATAGCAGCGGTCGGTCCGAGGTCCTGCTGGCGCGCAGTGACCGGACCCTGCAGCGCTGGCACCAGGGCACCGAGTCGGTGATGGGAATGCCGGAGGACAGCGCGGTCACCGACGTCCGAGACCCGTTCCTCTTCGAGTTCCAAGGTCACCGGTACGCGATCCAGGGCGCCGGGCACAAGGAGGGTCAACCGCAGATCCTGCTCTACCGCTGCGACGACCTGACCCGGTGGACCCCGCTCGGCGCGCTGCTGACCAGCGACGACCCGGTGGCGGCGAAGTTCGCACCGGCCAACATCTGGGAGTGCCCCAACCTGGTCCCCCTCGACGACCGCTGGGTGCTGGTCACCTCACTCTGGCTGTGGATCGACGGCCAGCACCGGCTCGACGGCGTCAGGTATCTGCTCGGCGACCTGGAGAGCCACGGTGACGGGCTGCGGTTCGTGCCCAGCACCGGAGGCGTGCTGGACGCCGGGCCGACCTTCTATGCCCCCCAGCTGCTGGTCCAGTCCGGGCGCACCCTGCTGTGGGGGTGGTCGTGGGAGGACGGACGCACTCCCGAGCAAGTGGCGGCGGCCGGCTGGGCCGGGGTCCTGACCTACCCGAGGGAGCTGTTCCTGGTCGATGACACGGTCGCCTCCCGGCCAGCACCCGAGCTCGAAGGGCTCCGTCGGGAGCAGCTGCCGGTAGATCAGAGCTTCGCGGAACGCTCCTTCGAGGTGGTGTCCTCCGGCCCCGCCTCGGTCGTGTTGCTGACTGCGGAGGGTGAGCAGCTGGTGGCCGCACTCCCCCGCGGCGGTCGGGTGTTCGTCGACGGCAGCCTGGTCGAGGCGTTCCCGACCGGCGGCCTGCCGGCGACCTCGCGTACCTATCCGGACACCACGTCCTTCTGGCAGGTGCGGGCCGATATCGGCGGCGACGTGACCGTGTGGCGGCTCGGCACGGACTGA
- a CDS encoding carbohydrate ABC transporter permease, with the protein MNTTTLQSPATTTPSSRPPIGSSRRRGVPSPSIIGKIVVLAVATFLTLGPVIWTLWTSLTPQVAGTDRTDFGLSAYLDVFNQVDMALLVWNSALVTGLCAFGQMFTAALAGYTFAKIDFRGSRALFAIVLATMMVPMQVTIVPVFMLIRGMGLSDTLLALILPAIPTAFGTFLMRQYFLGLPAELAEAAAIDGASPFRTFVSVYAPLAMPGLAIVGILAFNYHWNEFFRPLIMTISEQNFTLPLGLVSLQGNLGTGSVSTVLAGVVLSMIPALIVFVFGQRPLREGLTAGTSK; encoded by the coding sequence ATGAACACCACGACACTGCAGTCGCCCGCCACCACCACCCCGTCCAGCCGGCCACCCATCGGCAGCAGCCGACGACGCGGCGTCCCCAGCCCGTCGATCATCGGCAAGATCGTGGTGCTGGCCGTCGCCACCTTCCTCACCCTCGGCCCGGTGATCTGGACGCTCTGGACCTCGCTGACCCCGCAGGTGGCCGGCACGGATCGGACCGACTTCGGCCTGAGCGCCTACCTGGACGTCTTCAACCAGGTCGACATGGCTCTGCTGGTCTGGAACAGCGCCCTGGTCACCGGACTGTGCGCCTTCGGTCAGATGTTCACCGCGGCGCTGGCCGGCTACACCTTCGCCAAGATCGACTTCCGAGGCAGCCGGGCGCTGTTCGCCATCGTGCTGGCGACGATGATGGTGCCGATGCAGGTGACGATCGTTCCGGTCTTCATGCTGATCCGGGGGATGGGGCTCTCCGACACCCTGCTGGCCCTGATCCTGCCCGCCATCCCGACCGCGTTCGGCACCTTCCTGATGCGACAGTACTTCCTTGGCCTGCCGGCCGAGCTCGCCGAGGCCGCCGCCATCGATGGCGCCAGCCCGTTCCGCACCTTCGTGTCGGTGTACGCACCGCTGGCCATGCCCGGCCTGGCGATCGTCGGGATCCTCGCCTTCAACTACCACTGGAACGAGTTCTTCCGCCCGCTGATCATGACCATCAGCGAGCAGAACTTCACCCTTCCATTGGGGCTGGTATCGCTGCAGGGCAACCTCGGTACCGGTAGCGTCTCCACTGTGTTGGCCGGCGTCGTGCTGTCGATGATCCCGGCCCTGATCGTCTTCGTCTTCGGGCAGCGACCGCTGCGTGAGGGCCTCACCGCAGGAACGAGCAAATGA
- a CDS encoding carbohydrate ABC transporter permease — MTVTAPTRPQLEPTAAPHAVTGRRATRARKLMAGAFLAPTVIGITLFTLVPIVASILLAFFRWDIISSPKFVGVDNFVEMGTDPTVRVAFLNTIGFVIVAVTLQLAVALGLAVFVQSKMPSWLRTFFRSALFFPLILSAASVSLVMAYLFNQDFGLVNAALALIGLPAVPWLTSPGGAMVVVILVYVWQNFGFSFLLFVGGLASIPKDVYEASSIDGVTGWRQFRNITLPLVSPTLLVASVMAIISALQIFDQPYVLTRGGPGDSTRTAVMVIFESAFQQLQFGRASAIGIVLTLLIMGVTALQFRLSRRFVFYQ; from the coding sequence ATGACCGTCACCGCCCCCACCCGGCCACAGCTCGAGCCGACCGCGGCGCCGCACGCCGTCACCGGTCGACGCGCCACCAGGGCCAGGAAACTGATGGCCGGCGCCTTCCTGGCACCGACGGTGATCGGCATCACGTTGTTCACCCTGGTCCCGATCGTCGCCTCGATCCTGCTGGCGTTCTTCCGTTGGGACATCATCTCGTCACCGAAGTTCGTCGGCGTCGACAACTTCGTGGAGATGGGCACCGACCCGACGGTGCGGGTCGCCTTCCTCAACACCATCGGCTTCGTCATCGTCGCCGTCACCCTGCAGCTTGCCGTGGCGCTGGGACTGGCCGTCTTCGTCCAGTCGAAGATGCCCAGCTGGCTGCGCACCTTCTTCCGGTCCGCACTGTTCTTCCCCTTGATCCTCTCGGCAGCCTCGGTCTCGCTGGTGATGGCCTACCTGTTCAACCAGGACTTCGGTCTGGTGAACGCGGCGCTCGCCCTGATCGGGCTGCCCGCCGTGCCGTGGCTGACCTCTCCCGGCGGCGCCATGGTGGTGGTGATCCTGGTCTACGTCTGGCAGAACTTCGGCTTCTCCTTCCTGCTGTTCGTCGGTGGCCTCGCCTCGATCCCCAAGGACGTCTATGAGGCGTCCTCCATCGACGGCGTCACCGGCTGGCGGCAGTTCCGCAACATCACCCTGCCCCTGGTCAGCCCCACCCTGCTGGTCGCCTCGGTGATGGCGATCATCAGCGCGCTGCAGATCTTCGACCAGCCGTACGTGCTGACCCGTGGCGGCCCCGGCGACTCCACCCGGACCGCAGTCATGGTGATCTTCGAGTCAGCCTTCCAGCAGCTGCAGTTCGGTCGGGCCTCCGCCATCGGCATCGTGCTCACGCTGTTGATCATGGGCGTCACCGCGCTCCAGTTCCGCCTCAGCCGCCGCTTCGTCTTCTACCAGTGA
- a CDS encoding ABC transporter substrate-binding protein: protein MADISRRALLGLLGAGALGVAASGKRLTARDIPGRNTDALNIAILGTAQDAEARQNLVRAFNARHPDIPVRVQAIQGADWSNFFAKILTLVAAGTPPDVCVVATEGAQLFADRLAHPLDEFVRRDKAEIQDYFDDVHPSLLEAFMYQGSLYQLPMDFNAANVYYNTAALNRAGLERPKTDWTQHDFVDYARAMRKGATGDFRSFFWTNRLWGGVVPWLYINDTSFLAESKATGGDWFWQTFYAKDPSSASRSGGYQWLEPNAEDPKVAETFEYLRALVAEGLASSPAQGGGNELVARFAQGKIGMTPAGGFWVQGLNEGGMAEDDFDVSFFPRWRSQRHQFGAAGYTIMRTSERKDEAWEWIKFCASKEAMALAMPDPNTTPTRRSMVNEAFYSGKGPKHWQVFYDTLDRFPTTGPIPAPPQQAAVETALIKNVLGAITGPAAGVPRALGTMQRDLDIALRRKS, encoded by the coding sequence ATGGCAGACATCTCTCGCCGAGCCCTGTTGGGCCTGCTCGGTGCCGGCGCCCTCGGCGTCGCGGCGTCCGGAAAGAGGCTGACGGCACGCGACATCCCCGGCCGCAACACCGACGCGCTCAACATCGCCATCCTCGGCACCGCCCAGGACGCCGAGGCGCGGCAGAACCTGGTGCGGGCCTTCAACGCCAGGCACCCGGACATCCCGGTCCGGGTCCAGGCGATCCAGGGCGCCGATTGGAGCAACTTCTTCGCCAAGATCCTCACTCTGGTCGCGGCAGGCACACCCCCGGACGTCTGCGTCGTCGCGACCGAGGGAGCCCAGCTGTTCGCCGACCGGCTGGCCCATCCGCTCGACGAGTTCGTCCGACGGGACAAGGCGGAGATCCAGGACTACTTCGACGACGTGCACCCGTCGTTGCTCGAGGCGTTCATGTACCAGGGCAGCCTGTACCAGCTCCCGATGGACTTCAACGCCGCAAACGTCTACTACAACACGGCTGCGCTGAACCGCGCCGGGCTGGAGCGGCCGAAGACCGACTGGACGCAGCACGACTTCGTCGACTACGCCCGGGCGATGCGCAAGGGCGCCACGGGCGACTTCCGTTCGTTCTTCTGGACCAACCGGCTCTGGGGCGGCGTGGTGCCGTGGCTCTACATCAACGACACCAGTTTCCTGGCCGAGTCGAAGGCCACCGGCGGCGACTGGTTCTGGCAGACGTTCTATGCCAAGGATCCGAGCTCGGCCAGCCGCAGCGGCGGCTATCAGTGGCTGGAGCCCAACGCCGAGGATCCCAAGGTGGCCGAGACGTTCGAGTACCTGCGGGCGCTGGTCGCCGAGGGGCTCGCATCCAGCCCGGCGCAGGGTGGCGGCAACGAGCTGGTGGCGCGGTTCGCGCAGGGCAAGATCGGCATGACCCCGGCCGGCGGCTTCTGGGTGCAGGGGCTCAACGAGGGCGGGATGGCCGAGGACGACTTCGACGTCTCGTTCTTCCCGAGGTGGCGCAGCCAGCGACACCAGTTCGGCGCCGCCGGCTACACCATCATGCGCACGTCCGAGCGCAAGGACGAGGCCTGGGAGTGGATCAAGTTCTGCGCCTCCAAGGAGGCGATGGCGCTGGCCATGCCGGACCCGAACACCACCCCGACGCGCCGCTCGATGGTCAACGAGGCCTTCTACTCCGGCAAGGGGCCGAAGCACTGGCAGGTCTTCTACGACACGCTGGACCGCTTCCCCACCACCGGTCCCATCCCCGCGCCGCCGCAGCAGGCAGCTGTCGAGACGGCCCTGATCAAGAACGTGCTCGGTGCCATCACCGGGCCGGCAGCAGGGGTTCCGCGCGCACTCGGAACCATGCAGCGAGACCTCGACATCGCCCTGAGGAGGAAGTCATGA